Proteins from a single region of Streptomyces spinoverrucosus:
- the sodN gene encoding superoxide dismutase, Ni: MLSRLFAPKVKVSAHCDLPCGVYDPAQARIEAESVKAVQEKMAGNDDPHFQARATTIKEQRAELAKHHVSVLWSDYFKPPHFEKYPELHQLVNDTLKALSAAKASTDPATGQKALDYIAQIDKIFWETKKA; the protein is encoded by the coding sequence ATGCTTTCCCGCCTGTTTGCCCCCAAGGTCAAGGTCAGCGCGCACTGCGACCTGCCCTGCGGCGTGTACGACCCGGCCCAGGCCCGCATCGAGGCGGAGTCGGTGAAGGCCGTCCAGGAAAAGATGGCCGGCAACGACGACCCGCACTTCCAGGCTCGTGCCACCACCATCAAGGAGCAGCGCGCCGAACTGGCCAAGCACCACGTCTCGGTGCTCTGGAGCGACTACTTCAAGCCCCCGCACTTCGAGAAGTACCCGGAGCTGCACCAGCTGGTCAACGACACCCTGAAGGCCCTCTCGGCCGCCAAGGCGTCCACCGACCCGGCCACCGGCCAGAAGGCCCTCGACTACATCGCCCAGATCGACAAGATCTTCTGGGAGACCAAGAAGGCCTGA
- the sodX gene encoding nickel-type superoxide dismutase maturation protease, giving the protein MPELSQETERERGVPPFGVAEVTGPSMVPTLYHGDRLLVRYGVRVRPGDVVVLRHPFQQDLLVVKRAAERRDGGWWVLGDNAYAGGDSTDYGVVPDELVLGRVRFRYRPRRPDQRSPLALLGWALSAARPVFSDRSASRRLRAR; this is encoded by the coding sequence ATGCCGGAGCTGTCGCAGGAGACCGAGCGCGAAAGGGGCGTCCCGCCCTTCGGAGTGGCCGAGGTGACCGGGCCGTCCATGGTGCCGACGCTGTACCACGGCGACCGGCTCCTGGTGCGCTACGGCGTTCGGGTCAGGCCGGGGGACGTCGTCGTCCTGCGTCATCCCTTCCAGCAGGACCTGCTCGTGGTCAAGCGGGCTGCGGAGCGCCGCGACGGCGGCTGGTGGGTGCTCGGCGACAACGCGTACGCCGGCGGCGACAGCACCGACTACGGGGTGGTCCCCGACGAGCTGGTCCTGGGCCGGGTCCGGTTCCGCTACCGGCCGCGTCGGCCCGATCAGCGCTCGCCGCTGGCGCTGCTGGGCTGGGCGCTGTCGGCGGCCCGGCCCGTCTTCTCCGACCGGTCGGCCTCCAGGCGTTTGCGGGCCCGGTAG
- a CDS encoding ABC transporter substrate-binding protein: MTASSTRRTTAARSRLAAVGAIAVAGALLLTGCGDQTENSGSDSTDTATKTAAPLADKLPQVIRDKGVIKVGSDIAYAPVEFKDSSGNTVGIDPDLAAAMGKQLGVTFEFENGTFDTLITGLRSKRYDIAMSAMTDTKDRQEGIDSDTGKKVGEGVDFVDYFSAGVSIYTKKGDDQGIKTWSDLCGKKIVLQRGTVSEDLAKAEAKKCPKNKKLTIEAFDNDQQAQTRLRAGGADAGSSDFPVAAYAVKTSGGGNDFQLVGEQVEAAPYGIAVAKNNTQLRDALQAALDAIIANGEYDKIIKKWGVEDGAVDKATINGGK, from the coding sequence ATGACCGCAAGCTCCACCCGTCGTACGACCGCCGCGCGTTCCCGGCTAGCCGCGGTCGGTGCGATCGCGGTCGCAGGCGCCCTGCTTCTCACCGGCTGCGGTGACCAGACGGAGAACAGCGGCTCGGACAGCACGGACACCGCGACGAAGACCGCGGCCCCGCTGGCCGACAAGCTGCCCCAGGTGATCCGCGACAAGGGCGTCATCAAGGTCGGTTCGGACATCGCGTACGCGCCGGTCGAGTTCAAGGACAGCTCCGGCAACACGGTCGGCATCGACCCGGACCTCGCCGCCGCCATGGGCAAGCAGCTCGGCGTGACGTTCGAGTTCGAGAACGGCACCTTCGACACCCTCATCACCGGTCTGCGCTCCAAGCGCTACGACATCGCCATGTCCGCGATGACCGACACCAAGGACCGCCAGGAGGGCATCGACTCCGACACCGGCAAAAAGGTCGGTGAGGGCGTCGACTTCGTGGACTACTTCTCGGCCGGTGTCTCGATCTACACCAAGAAGGGCGACGACCAGGGCATCAAGACCTGGTCCGACCTGTGCGGCAAGAAGATCGTGCTCCAGCGCGGCACGGTCTCCGAGGACCTCGCCAAGGCCGAGGCCAAGAAGTGCCCGAAGAACAAGAAGCTCACCATCGAGGCCTTCGACAACGACCAGCAGGCCCAGACCCGCCTGCGCGCGGGCGGCGCCGACGCCGGCTCCTCCGACTTCCCCGTCGCCGCGTACGCCGTGAAGACCTCCGGCGGCGGCAACGACTTCCAGCTGGTCGGCGAGCAGGTCGAGGCCGCTCCGTACGGCATCGCGGTGGCCAAGAACAACACCCAGCTGCGCGACGCCCTGCAGGCCGCCCTGGATGCGATCATCGCCAACGGCGAGTACGACAAGATCATAAAGAAGTGGGGCGTCGAGGACGGCGCCGTCGACAAGGCCACCATCAACGGCGGCAAGTGA
- a CDS encoding amino acid ABC transporter permease: protein MTADIDKTTGPADTPPAGPEAIKAIPVRHYGRYVSAVVALALLGGVIYAFSQGRINWGAIPDYFFNDRILGGVGNTLLLTVLCMLIGIVGGIVLAVMRLSRNPVTSTIAWFYIWFFRGTPVLVQLIVWFNLGLVFEYINLGPIYRDEWSDFMTPFLTALLGLGLNEAAYMAEICRAGLLAVDEGQTEASHALGMSHAKTLRRIVIPQAMRVIVPPTGNEVINMLKTTSLVSVVQYSDLLRNAQDIGQTSGAPAEMLFLAAAWYLLLTSIFSVGQYYLERYYARGSSRSLPPTPLQKIKANMLSLGRPKGGMA, encoded by the coding sequence GTGACTGCTGACATCGACAAGACGACGGGTCCGGCCGACACGCCCCCGGCCGGACCGGAAGCCATCAAGGCCATCCCGGTCCGGCACTACGGGCGGTACGTCTCCGCCGTCGTCGCGCTCGCCCTGCTGGGCGGCGTCATCTACGCGTTCTCCCAGGGCAGGATCAACTGGGGGGCGATCCCGGACTACTTCTTCAACGACCGCATCCTCGGCGGCGTGGGCAACACGCTCCTGCTGACCGTGCTGTGCATGCTGATCGGCATCGTCGGCGGCATCGTGCTGGCGGTGATGCGCCTGTCGCGGAACCCGGTGACCTCGACGATCGCCTGGTTCTACATCTGGTTCTTCCGCGGCACCCCGGTCCTGGTCCAGCTCATCGTCTGGTTCAACCTGGGCCTGGTCTTCGAGTACATCAACCTCGGGCCGATCTACCGGGACGAGTGGTCGGACTTCATGACCCCGTTCCTGACCGCGCTGCTCGGCCTCGGTCTGAACGAGGCCGCGTACATGGCGGAGATCTGCCGCGCCGGTCTGCTCGCGGTCGACGAGGGCCAGACCGAGGCGTCGCACGCGCTGGGCATGAGCCACGCCAAGACGCTGCGCCGGATCGTCATCCCGCAGGCGATGCGCGTGATCGTGCCGCCGACGGGCAACGAGGTCATCAACATGCTGAAGACGACCTCGCTGGTGTCGGTCGTCCAGTACTCCGACCTGCTCCGCAACGCCCAGGACATCGGCCAGACCTCCGGCGCCCCGGCCGAGATGCTGTTCCTCGCCGCCGCCTGGTACCTGCTGCTGACCTCGATCTTCAGCGTCGGCCAGTACTACCTTGAGAGGTACTACGCCCGCGGTTCGAGCCGCTCGCTGCCGCCGACGCCGCTCCAGAAGATCAAGGCCAACATGTTGTCCCTCGGCCGCCCGAAGGGAGGCATGGCATGA
- a CDS encoding RNA polymerase sigma factor — protein MHRTDEVEDLLRRHAPQVLGALVRRYGHFDAAEDAVQEALLAAAGQWPSAGIPDNPRGWLIKVAARRLTDALRSEAARRQREERAAALTPRDAFMAPPPGVDRSPREDDTLTLLFLCCHPDLTPPAQIALTLRAVGGLTTAEIARAHLVPEPTMAQKISRAKQKVRGVRFGRPENWAERLPAVLHTLYLIFNEGYTATSGAALQRRELAGEAIRLARTVQGLLPDDGEVAGLLALMLLTDARREARTGSHGELIPLDEQDRARWDKAAIEEGVALVTRALSGGRPGPYQLRAAIAAVHDEAPSAQATDWREILGLYDILVRLVPGPVERLNRAVAVAMVHGPREGLAELEALAGDLGTSHRLDAVRGHLLERTGEYEAARAAYESAAGKALSLPEQRYLHARAARLRR, from the coding sequence ATGCACCGCACCGACGAGGTCGAGGACCTGCTGCGCCGGCACGCGCCGCAGGTCCTCGGTGCGCTGGTGCGCCGGTACGGGCATTTCGACGCCGCCGAGGACGCCGTACAGGAGGCGCTGCTCGCGGCGGCCGGGCAGTGGCCCTCGGCCGGGATCCCGGACAATCCTCGCGGCTGGCTGATCAAGGTCGCGGCGCGGCGGCTGACCGACGCGCTGCGCAGTGAGGCGGCGCGGCGGCAGCGGGAGGAGCGGGCGGCGGCGCTCACCCCGCGCGACGCGTTCATGGCACCGCCGCCCGGCGTGGACCGGTCGCCGCGCGAGGACGACACCCTCACGCTGCTCTTCCTGTGCTGCCACCCCGACCTGACCCCGCCCGCCCAGATCGCCCTCACCCTGCGCGCGGTCGGCGGCCTGACGACGGCGGAGATCGCCCGCGCCCACCTGGTGCCCGAGCCGACCATGGCCCAGAAGATCAGCCGGGCCAAGCAGAAGGTGCGGGGCGTGCGCTTCGGCCGCCCGGAGAACTGGGCGGAGCGGCTGCCCGCCGTCCTGCACACCCTCTACCTGATCTTCAACGAGGGCTACACGGCCACCTCCGGCGCGGCCCTCCAGCGCCGCGAACTGGCCGGTGAGGCGATCCGGCTCGCCCGTACGGTCCAGGGGCTGCTCCCCGACGACGGCGAGGTGGCCGGTCTGCTGGCCCTGATGCTGCTCACCGACGCCCGCCGCGAGGCGCGCACGGGGTCGCACGGGGAGCTGATCCCGCTCGACGAGCAGGACCGGGCCCGCTGGGACAAGGCGGCGATCGAGGAGGGCGTGGCCCTGGTCACCCGGGCGCTGTCCGGCGGCCGCCCGGGCCCGTACCAGCTGCGTGCCGCCATCGCCGCCGTGCACGACGAGGCCCCGTCGGCTCAGGCGACCGACTGGCGGGAGATCCTCGGCCTGTACGACATCCTCGTCCGCCTGGTCCCCGGTCCCGTCGAACGCCTCAACCGTGCCGTCGCCGTCGCCATGGTCCACGGCCCGCGCGAGGGCCTGGCCGAACTGGAGGCGTTGGCGGGCGACCTGGGCACCAGCCACCGCCTGGACGCGGTGCGGGGGCATCTGCTGGAGCGGACGGGGGAGTACGAGGCCGCCCGCGCCGCCTACGAGTCGGCGGCCGGAAAGGCGCTGAGCCTGCCGGAGCAGCGGTACCTGCACGCGCGGGCGGCGCGGCTGAGGCGTTAG
- a CDS encoding CGNR zinc finger domain-containing protein, which yields MELAYYSDYAVRLVNSEEPARGKDSLTSVEAVRELFGVNQSAARRATDADVTRFRSVRARLRAVFEAADSGDETLAVDLLNSLLLEFPVSPQISGHDFRDDDGRPLWHMHLADHPSNATAGYAAIAAMGLAFHLTEYGVDRLGVCEAAPCRNAYLDTSTNRSRRYCSDRCATRANVAAYRARKRLEADRSEKTGRAADSAQPSSASGER from the coding sequence GTGGAACTGGCCTATTACTCGGACTATGCCGTACGACTCGTCAACAGCGAGGAGCCGGCCCGGGGCAAGGATTCGCTGACCTCGGTCGAGGCCGTCCGGGAGCTCTTCGGCGTCAACCAGTCGGCGGCCCGCCGCGCCACCGACGCGGACGTGACGCGGTTCCGCTCGGTCCGGGCCCGGCTGCGGGCGGTCTTCGAGGCGGCCGACAGCGGCGACGAGACCCTCGCGGTGGACCTGCTGAACTCACTGCTGCTGGAGTTCCCGGTGAGCCCGCAGATCTCCGGCCACGACTTCCGGGACGACGACGGCCGCCCCCTGTGGCACATGCACCTCGCGGACCACCCGTCGAACGCGACCGCCGGCTACGCGGCCATCGCGGCGATGGGCCTGGCGTTCCACCTCACCGAGTACGGCGTGGACCGCCTGGGCGTGTGCGAGGCGGCTCCGTGCCGCAACGCCTACCTCGACACGTCCACCAACCGCTCCCGGCGCTACTGCTCCGACCGCTGCGCCACCCGCGCCAACGTGGCCGCCTACCGGGCCCGCAAACGCCTGGAGGCCGACCGGTCGGAGAAGACGGGCCGGGCCGCCGACAGCGCCCAGCCCAGCAGCGCCAGCGGCGAGCGCTGA
- a CDS encoding NAD(P)-dependent malic enzyme, with protein MAAEIVNPRSDSGTEQEGGVEPLDSFDPAFALHRGGKMAVQATVPVRDKDDLSLAYTPGVAKVCTAIAEKPELVHDYTWKSSVVAVVTDGTAVLGLGDIGPEASLPVMEGKAILFKQFGGVEAVPIALACTDVDEIVETVVRLAPSFGGVNLEDISAPRCFEIERKLQERLDIPVFHDDQHGTAVVTLAALRNAARLTGKTLADLRAVISGAGAAGVAIAKMLVEAGIGDVAVADRKGVVSADREDLTPVKRELAGFTNKAGLTGSLEAALDGADVFIGVSGGTVPEEAVASMAEGAFVFAMANPNPEVHPDVAHKYAAVVATGRSDFPNQINNVLAFPGIFAGALQVRASRITEGMKIAAAEALAGVVGDDLAADYVIPSPFDERVAPAVTAAVAAAARAEGVARR; from the coding sequence GTGGCAGCGGAGATCGTCAATCCTCGCAGCGACAGCGGTACGGAGCAGGAGGGAGGGGTCGAGCCCCTCGATTCCTTCGATCCGGCGTTCGCGCTGCACCGCGGCGGCAAGATGGCCGTGCAGGCCACCGTGCCGGTCCGAGACAAGGACGACCTGTCCCTGGCGTATACGCCCGGCGTCGCGAAGGTGTGCACCGCGATCGCCGAGAAGCCGGAACTGGTCCACGACTACACGTGGAAATCGTCCGTCGTCGCCGTCGTGACCGACGGTACGGCGGTGCTCGGACTCGGGGACATCGGCCCCGAGGCCTCCCTCCCAGTGATGGAGGGCAAGGCGATCCTGTTCAAGCAGTTCGGCGGCGTGGAGGCGGTTCCGATCGCCCTCGCCTGCACGGACGTGGACGAGATCGTCGAGACGGTGGTCCGCCTCGCCCCCTCCTTCGGCGGGGTGAACCTGGAGGACATCTCGGCGCCGCGGTGCTTCGAGATCGAGCGCAAGCTCCAGGAGCGGCTGGACATCCCGGTCTTCCACGACGACCAGCACGGCACGGCGGTCGTGACGCTGGCGGCCCTGCGGAACGCCGCGCGGCTGACCGGGAAGACGCTCGCCGACCTGCGGGCCGTCATCTCGGGCGCGGGCGCGGCCGGGGTCGCGATCGCGAAGATGCTGGTCGAGGCCGGGATCGGGGACGTCGCGGTCGCCGACCGCAAGGGCGTCGTCTCCGCCGACCGGGAGGACCTGACGCCGGTCAAGCGGGAGCTCGCCGGGTTCACCAACAAGGCCGGGCTCACCGGGTCGCTGGAGGCGGCTCTGGACGGCGCGGACGTCTTCATCGGCGTCTCCGGCGGTACGGTGCCGGAGGAGGCCGTCGCCTCCATGGCCGAGGGCGCGTTCGTGTTCGCGATGGCCAACCCGAATCCCGAGGTGCACCCCGATGTGGCGCACAAGTACGCGGCGGTCGTCGCCACGGGCCGGTCGGACTTCCCGAACCAGATCAACAATGTGCTGGCGTTTCCGGGGATCTTCGCGGGCGCGCTCCAGGTGCGGGCGTCCCGGATCACCGAGGGCATGAAGATCGCGGCGGCCGAGGCGCTGGCGGGTGTCGTGGGTGACGACCTCGCCGCGGACTATGTCATTCCGTCGCCGTTCGATGAGCGGGTGGCGCCAGCGGTGACTGCCGCTGTCGCGGCGGCGGCGCGGGCGGAGGGCGTTGCTCGGCGCTGA
- a CDS encoding family 2 encapsulin nanocompartment cargo protein polyprenyl transferase — protein sequence MTESVTESTNQPPAQRGRRPAGASERRSSIATQADSGPGPLDGPEAAVILERARASVDPELRSAVDSLPGAMRRIARYHFGWEHADGTPATGNAGKAIRPALVLAGAAALGGPGAQASAVRAAAAVELVHNFTLLHDDVMDRDTTRRHRATAWTVFGDTAAILAGDALQALALRLLAEDPHPASAAAAARLAACVVELCEGQQADTAMERRGPSEVTLDEVLAMAEAKTGALLGCACALGALYAGAAAGDVEALDAFGREAGLAFQLIDDVIGIWGDPGRTGKPVGADLAARKKSLPVVAALVSGTPAAVELAELYEVPYDGGDLEPTVLAVERAGGRDWAQVQASERMARAMQELSRAIPDPEAAGGLLALAEFVTRRSA from the coding sequence ATGACCGAGTCCGTGACCGAGTCGACGAACCAGCCCCCGGCGCAGCGCGGGCGGCGTCCTGCCGGGGCGTCCGAAAGGCGGAGTTCCATCGCGACCCAGGCGGACAGCGGGCCGGGGCCGCTCGACGGTCCCGAGGCGGCGGTGATCCTGGAGCGTGCGCGGGCGTCGGTGGACCCCGAACTGCGCTCGGCGGTCGACTCGTTGCCCGGTGCGATGCGCCGGATCGCGCGCTACCACTTCGGCTGGGAGCACGCGGACGGCACCCCGGCGACCGGCAACGCGGGCAAGGCGATCCGGCCGGCGCTCGTCCTCGCCGGGGCCGCCGCGCTCGGCGGCCCCGGGGCACAGGCGAGCGCGGTGCGGGCGGCCGCGGCGGTGGAGCTGGTGCACAACTTCACGCTGCTGCACGACGACGTGATGGACCGGGACACCACCCGCCGGCACCGAGCGACCGCGTGGACGGTGTTCGGCGACACCGCCGCGATCCTCGCCGGGGACGCCCTCCAGGCGCTCGCCCTGCGGCTGCTCGCGGAGGATCCGCACCCGGCGTCCGCGGCCGCCGCCGCCCGGCTCGCGGCCTGTGTCGTCGAACTGTGCGAGGGCCAGCAGGCCGACACGGCGATGGAGCGGCGCGGCCCCTCGGAGGTCACCCTCGACGAGGTGCTCGCCATGGCTGAGGCCAAGACCGGGGCGCTGCTCGGGTGCGCGTGCGCGCTCGGCGCGCTGTACGCCGGGGCGGCCGCGGGTGATGTCGAGGCGCTGGACGCGTTCGGCCGGGAGGCCGGGCTCGCCTTCCAGCTCATCGACGACGTCATCGGCATATGGGGTGACCCGGGCCGCACCGGCAAGCCGGTCGGAGCGGACCTGGCGGCCCGCAAGAAGTCCCTGCCGGTGGTGGCCGCGCTGGTCTCCGGGACACCGGCCGCCGTAGAACTCGCCGAGTTGTACGAAGTGCCGTACGACGGCGGTGATCTGGAGCCCACGGTGCTGGCCGTGGAGCGGGCCGGCGGGCGGGACTGGGCGCAGGTCCAGGCGTCCGAGCGGATGGCGCGGGCGATGCAGGAGCTGTCCCGCGCGATTCCCGACCCGGAGGCCGCGGGCGGGCTGCTCGCCCTCGCCGAGTTCGTGACGCGCCGCAGCGCCTGA
- a CDS encoding YciI family protein, which yields MKYLVMVQGTQADYEAMRGNASEHSPAWSEQDLQAMYAYMNAINDDLAETGELVDGQGLAEPARTRLVGLDTDGKPVITDGPYSETKELLAGYWVLDCASLERVTEIAERVARCPQPAGAPEYPVVIRPIMEGTGDIC from the coding sequence ATGAAGTACCTGGTCATGGTGCAGGGCACGCAGGCGGACTACGAGGCGATGCGTGGCAACGCCTCCGAGCACTCGCCGGCCTGGAGCGAGCAGGACCTCCAGGCCATGTACGCGTACATGAACGCGATCAACGACGACCTCGCCGAGACCGGCGAACTCGTCGACGGGCAGGGACTGGCCGAGCCCGCCAGGACCCGGCTGGTCGGCCTGGACACCGACGGCAAGCCGGTGATCACCGACGGCCCGTACAGCGAGACCAAGGAGCTGCTGGCCGGCTACTGGGTGCTGGACTGCGCGAGCCTGGAGCGGGTCACGGAGATCGCCGAGCGGGTGGCCCGCTGCCCGCAGCCCGCGGGCGCCCCGGAGTACCCGGTGGTGATCCGGCCGATCATGGAAGGCACCGGCGACATCTGCTGA
- a CDS encoding amino acid ABC transporter ATP-binding protein, whose product MVKAEGVHKSFGHVEVLKGIDLEVKTGEVFCLIGPSGSGKSTFLRCINHLEKINAGRLYVDGELVGYRQKGDKLYELKDSEVALKRRDIGMVFQRFNLFPHMTALENVMEAPIQVKGTSRAQAKERAMQLLDRVGLADKAGNYPSQLSGGQQQRVAIARALAMDPKLMLFDEPTSALDPELVGDVLDVMRDLAESGMTMIVVTHEMGFAREVGDSLVFMDGGVVVESGNPRDVLTDPQHERTQAFLSKVL is encoded by the coding sequence ATGGTCAAGGCGGAGGGCGTCCACAAGTCCTTCGGTCACGTCGAGGTCCTCAAGGGCATCGACCTGGAGGTGAAGACCGGCGAGGTCTTCTGCCTGATCGGCCCCTCCGGCTCCGGCAAGTCGACCTTCCTGCGGTGCATCAACCACCTGGAGAAGATCAACGCCGGGCGGCTGTACGTCGACGGCGAGCTCGTCGGCTACCGCCAGAAGGGCGACAAGCTGTACGAGCTGAAGGACAGCGAGGTCGCGCTGAAGCGGCGGGACATCGGGATGGTCTTCCAGCGCTTCAACCTGTTCCCGCACATGACGGCCCTGGAGAACGTCATGGAGGCGCCCATCCAGGTCAAGGGCACCAGCCGGGCCCAGGCCAAGGAGCGGGCGATGCAGCTCCTGGACCGCGTCGGCCTGGCCGACAAGGCCGGGAACTACCCCTCGCAGCTCTCCGGCGGCCAGCAGCAGCGCGTCGCCATCGCCCGGGCCCTCGCCATGGACCCGAAGCTGATGCTCTTCGACGAGCCGACCTCGGCCCTCGACCCGGAGCTGGTCGGTGACGTTCTCGACGTCATGCGCGACCTCGCCGAGTCCGGGATGACCATGATCGTCGTCACCCATGAGATGGGCTTCGCCCGCGAGGTCGGCGACAGCCTGGTCTTCATGGACGGCGGCGTGGTGGTCGAGTCCGGCAACCCGAGGGACGTCCTGACCGACCCGCAGCACGAGCGGACGCAGGCGTTCCTGTCGAAGGTGCTGTGA
- a CDS encoding class I SAM-dependent methyltransferase, which yields MTTSIGTDWNAWQESWDRQQELYMPDREERFRVMLDMVEAFAGTAPRVLDLACGTGTITARLLARFPDATSTGIDLDPALLTIARGTFDGDDRVTLVEADLKDPDWPTRLPHETYDAVLTATALHWFHAEPLQALYGRLAGLVRHGGVFMNADHMIDDTTPRINVAERTLRHARMDRTQKDGALDWVDWWQLAANDPVLAEPTARRFEIYGDHAEGDMPSAAWHARVLRETGFAEARPVWCSPSDTLLLALK from the coding sequence GTGACCACGAGCATCGGCACCGACTGGAATGCCTGGCAGGAGAGCTGGGACCGGCAGCAGGAGTTGTACATGCCGGATCGCGAGGAGCGCTTCCGGGTCATGCTGGACATGGTCGAGGCGTTCGCCGGCACCGCGCCGCGGGTGCTGGACCTCGCCTGCGGCACCGGCACCATCACCGCCCGTCTGCTCGCCCGCTTCCCCGACGCCACCAGCACCGGCATCGACCTCGACCCCGCCCTGCTCACCATCGCCCGCGGCACCTTCGACGGCGACGACCGCGTCACCCTCGTCGAGGCCGACCTGAAGGACCCCGACTGGCCCACGCGGCTGCCCCACGAGACGTACGACGCCGTCCTGACCGCCACCGCCCTGCACTGGTTCCACGCCGAACCCCTCCAGGCGCTGTACGGCCGGCTCGCCGGGCTCGTCCGGCACGGTGGCGTCTTCATGAACGCCGACCACATGATCGACGACACCACGCCCCGCATCAACGTCGCCGAGCGCACCCTGCGCCACGCGCGCATGGACCGGACGCAGAAGGACGGCGCCCTCGACTGGGTCGACTGGTGGCAGCTCGCCGCCAACGACCCCGTCCTCGCCGAGCCCACCGCCCGCCGCTTCGAGATCTACGGCGACCACGCGGAAGGCGACATGCCGTCGGCGGCGTGGCACGCGCGCGTGCTGCGCGAGACGGGGTTCGCGGAGGCACGGCCGGTGTGGTGCTCGCCGTCGGACACGCTGCTGCTGGCGCTCAAGTAA
- a CDS encoding VOC family protein, whose amino-acid sequence MTIHWTYAFIDRPAELLPAAEEFWTAVTDTRLSARRSEFITLVPVEGTDACVKVQGVDSGRGGAHLDFAVDDVAGFTASAVRAGAEVAAEHEGWAVLRSPAGLPFCAVPWHEESVRPPVVRGTRLDQVCVDVPPSSYDTEVAFWTELLVGWASLPGSLPEFHVLRPPTGLPVRVLLQRLGTEQPLSAHLDLACADIAATRAEHERLGGAFVAAGAHWTVMRDPAGGTYCLTGRDPETGGLPSRS is encoded by the coding sequence ATGACGATCCACTGGACGTACGCCTTCATCGACCGCCCCGCCGAACTCCTCCCGGCCGCCGAGGAGTTCTGGACCGCCGTCACGGACACCCGGCTGTCCGCACGGCGGAGTGAGTTCATCACCCTGGTCCCGGTCGAGGGGACGGACGCGTGCGTGAAGGTCCAGGGCGTCGACTCCGGCCGCGGCGGCGCGCATCTCGACTTCGCCGTCGACGACGTGGCCGGGTTCACCGCCTCGGCGGTGCGGGCGGGGGCCGAGGTGGCCGCCGAGCACGAGGGGTGGGCCGTACTGCGATCGCCCGCTGGCCTGCCGTTCTGTGCCGTGCCGTGGCACGAGGAGTCGGTGCGGCCGCCCGTCGTACGGGGCACCCGGCTCGATCAGGTGTGCGTCGACGTCCCGCCTTCGTCGTACGACACCGAGGTCGCGTTCTGGACAGAGCTGCTGGTGGGCTGGGCGTCCCTGCCCGGTTCTCTCCCGGAGTTCCACGTGCTCAGGCCGCCGACGGGGCTGCCGGTGCGCGTGCTGCTCCAGCGTCTCGGCACCGAACAGCCCCTCTCCGCCCACCTCGACCTGGCCTGCGCGGACATCGCGGCGACCCGCGCCGAACACGAGCGGCTCGGGGGCGCGTTCGTCGCCGCCGGGGCCCACTGGACGGTGATGCGCGACCCGGCGGGCGGCACGTACTGCCTGACCGGCCGGGACCCGGAAACGGGCGGGCTGCCTAGTCGTTCGTGA